A single genomic interval of Xylanivirga thermophila harbors:
- a CDS encoding NADH-dependent [FeFe] hydrogenase, group A6, giving the protein MEMIKVTIDGVQVEVPKGSTALEAARAANIDIPTLCYLKDINEIGACRMCLVEVKGARSLQASCVYPVADGMEIKTNSKAVREARRVNLELILSNHEKKCLTCVRNQNCELQELAEKLGIEDIRYEGEMTKAPVDDLSPSIVRDPKKCILCRRCVAVCRNVQGIGVIGANDRGFNTSIGPVFDMSLSEVPCINCGQCIEACPVGALHEKDETEKVWDALNDPDLHVVVQTAPAVRVALGEEFGMPIGTNVKGKMVSALKRLGFDKVYDTDFAADLTIMEEGTELLGRIKNGGTLPMITSCSPGWIKYCEHYYPEFLDNLSTCKSPHEMMGAVIKSYYAEKNNIDPEKIFVVSVMPCTAKKFEAQRPELSASGYPDVDVVLTTRELGRMIKQAGIDFVKLPDDKFDDMLGDSTGAAVIFGATGGVMEAAIRTVAELVTGKPLDDIEIKDVRGIEGVKETEIDLGDMKLRAAVAHGTANAKALLEKVKSGDKTYDFIEVMGCPGGCVTGGGQPIVDSRTLAEVDPKELRAAAIYEEDRNLPIRKSHENPSIKKLYDDFLGEPNSHKAHGLLHTHYVERKKY; this is encoded by the coding sequence ATGGAAATGATAAAAGTTACTATAGACGGAGTCCAAGTAGAAGTTCCTAAGGGATCTACTGCTTTGGAAGCTGCCAGGGCAGCCAATATAGATATACCTACCTTATGTTATCTGAAGGATATAAACGAGATAGGTGCTTGCCGTATGTGTTTGGTTGAAGTAAAGGGCGCAAGATCTTTGCAGGCTTCCTGTGTATATCCAGTAGCTGACGGTATGGAGATAAAGACTAATTCTAAAGCTGTAAGAGAGGCTAGACGTGTAAATTTGGAGCTTATACTCTCAAATCATGAAAAAAAATGTCTTACCTGCGTACGCAATCAAAATTGCGAATTGCAAGAATTAGCTGAAAAATTAGGAATAGAGGATATAAGATACGAAGGGGAGATGACAAAGGCACCAGTAGATGACCTTTCGCCTTCCATTGTGAGGGATCCTAAAAAGTGCATATTATGTAGACGCTGTGTAGCAGTATGTCGCAATGTTCAAGGTATAGGCGTGATAGGTGCTAACGATAGAGGTTTTAATACATCTATAGGCCCGGTATTTGATATGAGCTTGTCGGAAGTGCCTTGTATAAACTGTGGTCAGTGTATAGAGGCTTGTCCGGTAGGTGCACTACATGAAAAGGATGAAACGGAAAAGGTATGGGATGCACTAAATGATCCTGATCTTCATGTGGTAGTGCAGACTGCTCCCGCCGTTAGGGTAGCCCTAGGCGAAGAGTTTGGTATGCCTATTGGAACCAATGTAAAGGGTAAGATGGTATCGGCATTAAAGCGTTTGGGCTTTGATAAGGTATATGATACGGATTTTGCAGCGGATCTTACCATAATGGAAGAGGGCACTGAGCTTTTAGGGCGGATAAAAAATGGAGGTACCTTGCCTATGATTACCTCCTGTAGTCCTGGATGGATAAAATATTGTGAGCATTATTATCCTGAATTTTTGGATAATCTATCAACCTGCAAGTCCCCCCATGAAATGATGGGTGCAGTGATAAAATCCTATTATGCAGAGAAAAACAATATTGATCCAGAAAAGATATTCGTGGTATCAGTAATGCCATGTACTGCCAAAAAGTTCGAGGCACAGCGTCCCGAGCTTAGTGCAAGTGGATATCCAGATGTAGACGTAGTGCTAACTACCCGTGAACTGGGCAGGATGATAAAGCAGGCTGGTATAGATTTTGTGAAACTGCCTGATGACAAGTTTGATGATATGCTAGGCGATTCTACGGGTGCTGCAGTTATATTTGGTGCTACTGGTGGTGTTATGGAAGCAGCTATAAGGACGGTAGCCGAGCTGGTAACTGGGAAACCTCTTGATGATATAGAGATAAAAGATGTGCGTGGAATAGAAGGGGTAAAAGAGACGGAAATAGACTTGGGAGATATGAAGCTTAGAGCGGCTGTTGCACATGGTACTGCCAATGCAAAGGCATTGCTTGAAAAGGTAAAATCAGGGGATAAGACCTATGATTTTATAGAGGTCATGGGTTGTCCTGGTGGGTGTGTAACTGGAGGAGGTCAGCCTATTGTAGATTCTAGGACGTTGGCTGAAGTAGATCCTAAAGAACTAAGGGCAGCTGCCATATATGAAGAGGATAGAAATTTACCTATACGTAAATCCCATGAAAATCCATCCATAAAAAAATTGTATGATGATTTTCTAGGTGAGCCTAATAGTCATAAGGCTCATGGATTATTGCATACCCATTATGTAGAGAGAAAGAAATATTGA
- the gyrB gene encoding DNA topoisomerase (ATP-hydrolyzing) subunit B, which translates to MDRAYDANHIHVLEGLEAVRMRPGMYIGSTGIRGLHHLLWEIIDNAVDEAVNGFAKGIEVVLNKDGSVSVIDDGRGIPVDNHPKLKIPGVQVVFTQLHAGGKFDIDSYNFSGGLHGVGASVVNALSRWLEVEIKRDGKLYRQRYESVYDKKLNKIISGMPVTPLEEVGGTSGTGTKITFLPDDRVFDDVKFNVDIISKRLRELSFLNKGIFIVLKDKRNDDDILEQKFIYDGGIADFVHYLNEDKNVIHNDIIYFEDQRDGIYLEVAFQYTDSYTENIFSYVNNIPTTEGGTHETGFKSALTKVFNDYARKLGLLKERDNNLTGEDVREGINAILSVKMHNVQFDGQTKTKLGNSEARSAVEGMVTDGLVHLMEDTTYDNTLKLIIDKAIKAAKVREAARRAKDVARKKSGLDSAPLVGKLASCTSRDPRINELFIVEGDSAGGSAKQGRERHFQAILPLRGKPLNAEKKRLDQVLANEEFRTIISALGTGIDEDFNIDNLKYDKVIILSDADQDGAHIRAILLTFFFRYMRELIARGHVYIGLPPLYKVQKGKKIEYAYDDGELKDKIKKVGKGYTIQRYKGLGEMNPEQLWETTMDPERRAILQVTIEDAAEADKLVTVLMGDRVEPRREYISRHANFNKVDTFQEMGV; encoded by the coding sequence ATGGACAGGGCGTACGACGCAAATCATATTCATGTATTGGAAGGATTAGAAGCAGTCCGTATGCGTCCGGGGATGTACATAGGTTCTACCGGTATTCGCGGGCTTCATCATCTTTTATGGGAGATAATAGATAATGCCGTAGATGAGGCAGTAAACGGCTTTGCTAAAGGTATAGAGGTAGTATTGAATAAAGATGGCAGTGTTTCAGTTATAGATGATGGTAGGGGTATACCCGTTGACAATCATCCAAAGCTAAAAATACCAGGCGTTCAAGTGGTATTTACCCAGCTTCATGCAGGGGGCAAGTTTGATATAGATTCTTACAATTTTTCCGGTGGTTTGCATGGTGTTGGGGCATCGGTAGTAAATGCCCTGTCAAGGTGGTTGGAAGTAGAGATAAAAAGGGACGGAAAGCTTTATCGACAAAGATATGAAAGTGTATATGATAAAAAGTTGAATAAAATAATATCTGGTATGCCGGTTACCCCTTTGGAAGAAGTGGGGGGGACTAGTGGCACAGGGACTAAGATTACTTTTCTACCCGATGACAGGGTCTTTGATGATGTAAAATTTAATGTGGATATAATATCTAAGCGTCTTAGAGAATTGTCATTTTTAAACAAGGGCATATTTATAGTGCTAAAGGATAAGCGCAATGATGACGATATTTTGGAACAAAAGTTTATATATGATGGTGGAATTGCTGATTTTGTCCACTATTTAAACGAGGACAAGAACGTTATTCATAACGATATAATATATTTTGAAGATCAAAGAGATGGTATATATTTGGAGGTTGCATTTCAATATACCGATTCCTATACTGAGAATATATTTTCATATGTAAACAATATTCCCACCACTGAAGGTGGTACCCATGAGACGGGATTTAAATCGGCCCTTACTAAGGTATTCAACGATTATGCAAGGAAATTGGGATTACTAAAGGAACGGGATAATAATTTAACAGGTGAGGACGTGCGAGAAGGTATAAATGCCATATTATCCGTTAAGATGCATAATGTACAGTTTGATGGCCAAACCAAGACCAAGCTGGGAAATTCCGAAGCCAGATCGGCAGTGGAAGGTATGGTAACAGATGGGCTTGTGCACTTGATGGAGGATACAACATATGATAACACGTTAAAACTTATAATAGATAAGGCCATAAAGGCTGCTAAAGTAAGGGAGGCAGCTAGACGGGCCAAAGATGTTGCAAGGAAGAAAAGTGGACTGGATAGTGCACCACTTGTAGGTAAATTAGCTAGCTGCACCAGTCGTGATCCTAGGATAAATGAGCTTTTTATAGTAGAGGGTGATTCTGCTGGCGGTTCTGCAAAGCAGGGTAGGGAAAGGCATTTTCAGGCTATACTGCCACTTAGGGGCAAGCCTTTAAATGCGGAAAAGAAAAGGCTAGATCAGGTACTTGCAAATGAAGAATTTAGGACCATAATATCCGCTTTAGGTACGGGTATAGATGAGGATTTTAATATAGATAATTTAAAATATGATAAGGTTATAATATTGTCAGATGCTGACCAGGATGGTGCTCATATAAGGGCAATACTTCTTACTTTTTTCTTCAGATATATGAGGGAATTGATAGCCAGAGGACATGTATATATTGGACTCCCGCCTCTTTACAAGGTACAAAAGGGCAAAAAGATAGAGTATGCATATGATGACGGGGAGCTTAAGGATAAGATTAAAAAGGTAGGCAAGGGATACACGATACAGCGATACAAAGGTTTAGGTGAGATGAATCCTGAGCAATTATGGGAGACCACCATGGATCCAGAAAGACGGGCAATACTTCAGGTTACGATAGAAGATGCGGCAGAGGCGGACAAGCTGGTTACAGTGCTGATGGGAGATAGGGTAGAGCCAAGGCGGGAGTATATAAGCCGACATGCAAATTTTAACAAGGTAGATACTTTTCAGGAGATGGGGGTATAG
- the gyrA gene encoding DNA gyrase subunit A, which translates to MARKRKKDLNNIKGNIVIQRPLEEVMHDSIMPYAEYVIMERALPRVEDGLKPVQRRILYTMYELDLSPDKPYRKSARIVGDTLGKYHPHGDTSVYDAMVRMAQPFNMGEMLVDGHGNFGSIDGDSAAAMRYTEAKMTPLAMEMLRDIEKDTVPFGLNFDDTLKEPEVLPARFPNLLVNGASGIAVGLATNIPPHNLGEVIDGVIARMHDPDISLEELLKIIPGPDFPTGGILVGQEGIYDAYNSGRGKVIIRAKVDIEDIGNGKKALVISELPYQVNKANLLEKILKLSEERKGILSGISDIRDESDRKGIRAVIEIKKDADAEKILNYLYKYSDLQVTFGINMVAIADGKPRQLGLQSMIDYYIAHQKDIVTKRTIHDLEKAKSRAHILEGLIKAIEDIDKVIALIRSSKNPKEARGKLMSEFDLTEIQAQAILDMRLQKLTNLESIELEKEYNGLLKTIEKLSAILSSEKQLLAIIKKELGNIKKKYACPRRTQIIRDSSEAEIKIEDLIYVEDMVITLTHNQEIKRVSLKSFNRSSKDVETVDIRAGDYMEYLVDSSTDHRLLFFTDIGNCYSIDCINIPEGKWKDRGVKLSSLINGLDTNEHIISVLSIKEFSEDRYIQFYTSGGMVKRTILSEYEAKRTKIQACGLKKDDRIIGAQLTHGEADILLITKNGMSIRFSGQEVSSMGRTACGVRGIQLKDNDEVIWGNEVKDDGKVSMITDMAFGHKVKAEKFERQGRGGIGFKGISLNKNGRNGTEVISVFYDNQPYEIILQPVDGDSIRVSTEDIKDGDRGGRGHLLSPIANVISFAYRNYY; encoded by the coding sequence ATGGCAAGAAAGAGAAAAAAAGATTTGAATAATATTAAAGGAAATATAGTAATACAAAGACCATTGGAAGAGGTAATGCATGATTCCATAATGCCCTATGCAGAGTATGTAATAATGGAACGTGCCCTTCCTAGGGTAGAGGATGGATTAAAACCAGTACAGCGTAGGATACTCTATACCATGTATGAACTAGATCTATCACCTGATAAGCCATATAGAAAATCTGCGAGAATTGTGGGTGATACACTTGGTAAATATCATCCACATGGGGATACATCGGTGTATGATGCAATGGTCCGTATGGCTCAGCCGTTTAATATGGGTGAAATGCTTGTAGACGGACATGGTAACTTTGGATCAATAGATGGTGATTCTGCAGCTGCAATGCGCTATACTGAGGCAAAGATGACACCCCTTGCCATGGAGATGCTTAGGGATATAGAAAAGGATACAGTGCCATTTGGATTAAATTTTGACGATACCCTTAAGGAACCGGAGGTACTGCCGGCGCGTTTTCCCAATCTGTTAGTAAATGGTGCCTCAGGTATTGCTGTAGGCCTTGCCACAAATATACCGCCTCACAATCTTGGAGAGGTGATAGACGGCGTAATAGCTAGGATGCATGACCCGGATATTTCTCTTGAAGAGTTATTAAAGATAATACCAGGTCCTGATTTTCCCACGGGAGGTATACTGGTAGGACAGGAAGGTATATATGATGCATATAATTCTGGTCGGGGCAAGGTAATTATACGAGCTAAGGTGGATATAGAAGATATCGGCAATGGCAAAAAAGCATTGGTTATAAGTGAATTGCCCTATCAGGTTAATAAGGCCAATCTATTGGAGAAGATATTGAAACTTAGTGAGGAACGTAAAGGCATATTAAGTGGTATATCGGATATAAGGGATGAGTCAGATCGTAAAGGAATAAGGGCTGTTATAGAGATTAAGAAGGATGCCGATGCGGAAAAGATATTAAACTATCTCTATAAATATTCCGATCTTCAAGTTACATTCGGTATAAATATGGTGGCAATAGCAGATGGTAAACCCAGGCAACTTGGTCTTCAGTCAATGATTGATTACTATATAGCACACCAGAAGGATATAGTTACAAAGCGCACCATACATGACCTTGAAAAAGCCAAATCTAGGGCCCATATACTTGAAGGACTCATAAAGGCTATAGAGGATATAGACAAGGTTATAGCACTTATTCGTTCATCTAAAAATCCAAAGGAAGCAAGGGGAAAGCTCATGTCTGAGTTTGATCTGACGGAGATTCAGGCTCAGGCTATTTTGGATATGCGGCTTCAAAAGCTTACCAATCTAGAGAGTATAGAACTTGAAAAGGAGTACAATGGTCTTTTAAAGACTATAGAAAAACTGTCGGCCATATTATCATCAGAAAAACAACTTTTAGCTATTATAAAGAAAGAACTAGGGAATATAAAGAAAAAATACGCATGTCCCCGCCGTACTCAGATAATAAGGGATAGCTCGGAGGCTGAGATAAAGATAGAAGATCTTATCTATGTGGAAGATATGGTGATTACCCTTACCCATAACCAGGAAATAAAGAGGGTATCTTTAAAATCATTCAACCGTTCAAGTAAGGATGTTGAAACTGTAGATATTAGAGCAGGCGACTATATGGAATATTTAGTCGATTCATCTACAGATCATAGATTATTGTTCTTTACCGATATAGGCAATTGCTATAGTATAGATTGTATTAATATACCTGAAGGCAAGTGGAAGGATAGGGGAGTAAAGTTATCTAGCTTGATAAATGGTTTGGATACGAATGAACATATAATATCTGTTTTGTCGATAAAGGAGTTTTCAGAAGACAGATATATACAGTTCTATACATCAGGCGGTATGGTAAAACGTACTATTTTATCAGAATATGAGGCAAAAAGAACCAAAATACAGGCTTGTGGTTTAAAAAAGGATGACAGGATAATAGGCGCCCAATTGACCCATGGTGAGGCAGATATACTCTTAATTACTAAAAATGGCATGAGCATAAGATTTAGCGGTCAGGAAGTAAGTAGCATGGGGCGGACAGCCTGTGGAGTTAGGGGGATCCAGTTAAAGGATAATGACGAAGTAATATGGGGGAATGAAGTAAAGGATGATGGAAAAGTTAGTATGATTACCGATATGGCCTTTGGACATAAAGTCAAGGCGGAAAAATTTGAAAGACAGGGTAGAGGTGGTATAGGATTTAAAGGTATTAGTCTTAATAAGAACGGCAGGAATGGAACGGAAGTTATATCTGTATTTTATGATAACCAGCCCTATGAGATAATACTTCAGCCAGTAGATGGGGATAGCATCCGTGTGAGTACTGAGGATATAAAGGATGGAGATAGGGGTGGTAGGGGACATTTATTAAGTCCCATAGCAAATGTGATATCATTTGCATACCGTAATTATTATTAA
- a CDS encoding polysaccharide deacetylase family protein, translating to MNVVYISKTRALRILVVFLLVLVSVAYSQTLNPKGVNVFFDNTRQLPIYCVETDQKKIAISFDAAWGAEYTGEILKILDERDIKATFFLVGIWVDKYPDKVREIAGQGHEIGNHSTTHPHMSKLSRQQIINELETTQKKNEQLAGDRAVKLFRPPYGDYNDVLVTTCRELGYYPIQWDVDSLDWKEYGADHTVNQVLKKVQNGSIVLFHNNAKYTPQALPVILDNLIEQGYEIVPISELIYKDSYSIDHTGRQRKIDN from the coding sequence ATGAATGTAGTATATATATCAAAGACAAGAGCTTTAAGGATATTGGTAGTGTTTTTGTTGGTCCTAGTATCTGTTGCATATTCACAGACTTTAAACCCCAAAGGAGTAAACGTATTTTTTGATAATACTAGACAGTTACCTATATATTGTGTAGAAACGGACCAAAAAAAGATTGCCATTTCATTTGATGCTGCCTGGGGTGCAGAATACACCGGAGAGATTCTTAAGATATTGGATGAGCGAGATATAAAGGCCACTTTTTTTCTAGTAGGTATATGGGTGGACAAATATCCCGATAAGGTAAGGGAGATTGCAGGTCAAGGGCATGAAATAGGGAATCATTCAACCACCCATCCCCATATGTCAAAGCTATCGCGGCAGCAGATAATAAATGAACTTGAAACTACTCAGAAAAAGAACGAACAGTTGGCGGGAGATAGGGCAGTCAAGCTTTTTAGACCTCCATATGGAGATTATAATGATGTACTCGTTACTACCTGCCGAGAATTGGGGTATTACCCCATACAATGGGATGTGGATTCCTTGGATTGGAAAGAGTATGGTGCAGATCATACTGTAAATCAAGTGCTTAAAAAAGTACAAAATGGGTCTATAGTTCTCTTCCATAATAACGCCAAATATACTCCTCAGGCTTTGCCTGTGATATTGGATAATCTTATCGAGCAAGGGTATGAGATAGTACCCATATCGGAGTTAATTTACAAGGACAGTTACTCTATTGATCACACTGGTAGGCAAAGAAAAATAGATAATTAG